ATTTCTGAATGGAATGTGGGTGGAAAAAACTTAGTCTCGAAAGGGCTTCAACCCAATTTCTGGCGTGCACCAATCGATAACGATTTTGGCAGTAAAGTACCAAATCGATTGGGAGTATGGCGGTCTGCAAGCACAGACTTTCAAGTTAAATCTGTATCATCAAAATCCATCAATAGTAGTGAGTATATGGTTACTGTTATAAACAATTATCCGTCACTTGAATCATGGGGAAAAACCGAATACCGAATCAAGGGGAATGGAGATATCCAAGTGAAACATAGTATTGAGCTGGAGAAAGAGGATTTACCAAACCTTCCTCGATTGGGTATGGTGATGGAATTGCCTCAACAATATGATGAATTAACCTGGTTTGGTCGCGGGCCTCACGAGAGTTATTGGGATAGAAAATCCAGCACAAAGGTAGATTTATTTAATGGTAAGGTCGTTGATCAATACCATCCGTATGTACGTCCTCAGGAGAATGGAAATAAAACAGATGTACGCTGGGCTGTCCTCAGCAATAAAGAAGGCAACGGATTAATGGTTATTGGTGATTCCCTTTCTATCAATGCTAGTCATTTTCGTCTTTGGGATTGGGATAATGGTAATGTTGGTTCGGCCAATGCATCTTCTACGGGAAATATCCGAACGACAAAACAGCAATGGCATACCGATGATATGAAGCCGGGCGACTTTGTAAATCTCCACATTGACTATAAACAAATGGGTGTGGGCGGACGAAATAGTTGGGGCGCACAGCCATTGGATAAGCATCAACTGCCGGCGAAATCATATTCATTTGATTTTACTCTGAGACCAATTAATTCAGAAACTAACTTGGTTGAATCCGCAAAGCATCGTTGAAAATATCGGTAATTATTCCCACATATAATCGACGGCATACTTTAGGCCGAGCGATTCAGTCGGTCATGGATCAATCCCTTCTACCAGCGGAAATTTTTGTGGTAGATGACGGCTCTACAGATGGGACTAGTGAATGGATTCAGAAAAGTTACCCATCTATTCAATTAATCATTCAACCTAAGCAAGGGGTTAGCGCCGCTAGAAACACAGGGATTAACGCAGCCGAATATGATTGGACTGCCTTCCTTGATTCTGATGATGAATGGCTTCCTAATAAACTGGAAAAGCAAGTTGAAGCACTTCAAAGGAATCCAGATATAAAATTTTGTCATTCGGAAGAAAACTGGATTCGGAATGGTGTTAGGGTGAACCAAAAAAAGGGACATCAGAAATATGGGGGATATATTTTTGAGCAGTGTCTGGATAAGTGCCGTATTTCTCCATCTACATTATTGATCCACAAATCAATATTTGAATCAGTTGGATATTTTGATGAATCCTTCCAAGTTTGTGAGGATTATGACCTTTGGCTACGGATTACAGCCAAATATTTGGTCTTGTATTTGAAAGAATCATTAGTCAAAAAATACGGTGGCCATGAGGATCAACTTTCTAATGTGAAAGAAGGAATTGAATTCCATCATATTCGCGTTTTAGAAAAATTGATAGAATCTTATTTTAGCGAAAAACAAAAGCAATCCATGGTAAACATGCTCATTCATAAGTTGAACATATACGCCAAAGGTGCGGCTAAAAGGGGACGAACTGAAGATTACCAACAATCATTAAAAAGGATTGATGAATTGTCATCTGTTGCGTGATTATATTACTGGACATTTTTTGATTCTCTGAAGAGGGGATACCAATAAAAAAAAGGAGTTGTTATGAGACGTCTATTTCGGACATCCATTATATTTTATATTATATCCATTTTCCTTGTTGCTCAAGACAAACCGAAATCAATCTTGCCGGGACCGGATCGGGCTGAAGGGGAAGGTCCATTTAAACGATTGGTGATTCGCGGTGCCATCGTCATTGACGGTTCAGGCGCGCCACCTCGGGGACCGGTAGATATTGTAATTGAAGGTAACAAAATAACTTCTGTAAGTGGCGTGGGATATCCTGGTGTGCCCATCAATGATGAGCGCCGTCCCAAAGCTGGCGATTATGAAATTGATGCCCATGGATC
This DNA window, taken from Candidatus Neomarinimicrobiota bacterium, encodes the following:
- a CDS encoding glycosyltransferase, coding for MSVIIPTYNRRHTLGRAIQSVMDQSLLPAEIFVVDDGSTDGTSEWIQKSYPSIQLIIQPKQGVSAARNTGINAAEYDWTAFLDSDDEWLPNKLEKQVEALQRNPDIKFCHSEENWIRNGVRVNQKKGHQKYGGYIFEQCLDKCRISPSTLLIHKSIFESVGYFDESFQVCEDYDLWLRITAKYLVLYLKESLVKKYGGHEDQLSNVKEGIEFHHIRVLEKLIESYFSEKQKQSMVNMLIHKLNIYAKGAAKRGRTEDYQQSLKRIDELSSVA